In Amaranthus tricolor cultivar Red isolate AtriRed21 chromosome 5, ASM2621246v1, whole genome shotgun sequence, a genomic segment contains:
- the LOC130813880 gene encoding 30S ribosomal protein S11, chloroplastic-like — protein sequence MEKPIPKTGSRRNGRISLRKIARKIPKGVIHVQVSFNNTIVTVTDVRGRVVSRASAGTCGFRGTKRGTPFAAQTAVENVIRTVVEQGMQQAEVKIKGPGLGRDAALRAIRRSGILLSFIRDVTPMPHNGCRPPKKRRM from the coding sequence ATGGAAAAACCTATACCAAAAACAGGTTCACGGAGAAATGGACGTATTAGTTTGCGTAAAATTGCACGGAAAATACCAAAGGGTGTTATTCATGTTCAAGTAAGTTTTAATAATACCATTGTGACTGTTACAGATGTACGAGGTCGAGTGGTTTCTAGGGCTTCTGCCGGTACTTGTGGATTCAGGGGTACAAAAAGAGGGACACCTTTTGCAGCTCAAACCGCAGTAGAAAATGTTATTCGTACAGTAGTGGAACAAGGTATGCAACAAGCAGAAGTCAAGATAAAAGGTCCCGGTCTCGGAAGAGATGCAGCATTACGGGCTATTCGTAGAAGCGGTATACTATTAAGTTTCATACGAGACGTAACCCCTATGCCACATAATGGCTGTAGACCTCCTAAAAAAAGGCGCATGTAG